A stretch of the Capsicum annuum cultivar UCD-10X-F1 chromosome 10, UCD10Xv1.1, whole genome shotgun sequence genome encodes the following:
- the LOC107843874 gene encoding two-component response regulator ORR9, protein MGMAAADLQFHVLAVDDSLIDRKLIERLFRISSCQVTTVDSGSKALEFLGLQEEHDDQNHPNQPCVSPSNQQEVEVNLIITDYCMPGMTGYDLLKKIKESSSLRNIPVVIMSSENVPSRITRCLEDGAEEFFLKPVRLSDVNKLKPHMMKTKCKNNKQQQQPEIIVTQEKQESIDIAHVVPPEGSESDNTLEQQQEQQSQTNSNNNNNKRKSIEENLSPDRTRPRFSSLTAV, encoded by the exons ATGGGAATGGCAGCTGCTGATTTACAGTTTCATGTTTTAGCTGTTGATGATAGTTTAAtagatagaaagcttattgaaagGCTTTTTAGAATTTCTTCATGTCAAG TTACTACTGTGGATTCTGGAAGTAAAGCTTTGGAATTTCTTGGTTTACAAGAAGAACATGATGACCAAAATCACCCAAATCAGCCTTGTGTTTCTCCTAGCAATCAACAG GAAGTGGAAGTTAATTTAATCATCACAGATTATTGTATGCCAGGGATGACAGGCTATGATTTGCTAAAGAAAATTAAG GAATCTTCATCTCTGAGAAATATACCTGTAGTCATAATGTCATCAGAAAATGTTCCTTCAAGAATCACTAG ATGTTTAGAAGACGGAGCAGAAGAATTTTTCTTGAAGCCAGTGAGATTATCAGATGTTAACAAACTCAAACCCCATATGATGAAAACCAAATgtaaaaacaacaaacaacaacaacaacctgAGATAATTGTCACACAAGAAAAACAAGAATCAATAGACATTGCACATGTTGTTCCACCAGAAGGGTCAGAATCAGACAACACattagaacaacaacaagaacaacaatcaCAAAccaatagtaacaacaacaacaacaagagaaaGTCCATAGAAGAAAATCTATCACCAGATAGAACAAGACCAAGATTCAGTAGCCTCACAGCAGTCTAA